In Desulfomonile tiedjei DSM 6799, a genomic segment contains:
- a CDS encoding CaiB/BaiF CoA transferase family protein, with amino-acid sequence MTGPLDGVRVIEISMFQQGPVAGMRLGDLGADVIKIEPKTGDPGRQFMRIIGAMVGLEGRNYYFEHGNRNKRGMVLDMRKPQGMEVFLKLVDSADVFLNNMSIPAPERMGIGPDVLMARNPRLIYAHASGWGRKGPDADDYSFDYTGIARSGLMFACGEKGAPPTQILPGIGDEVGALACAWGVTAALYAREKTGRGQVVDTSLMGSVIATLGLIMAAPSMLDMEFSREVRAEAGNPIYNHYRCQDDRWIAIAHLQPERYWPKVCQALSLEELTDDPRFNSIEARSKNAAALVAIFDERFALKPRHEWLALLNQAGCICTPVQTPQEVTCDPQALANDYFVYMNHPEHGKTKMVGFPWDFSDTPASCRLPAPEFGQHTDEILSELGYTAVEIDSLRRNEVI; translated from the coding sequence ATGACAGGACCTCTCGACGGAGTACGCGTGATCGAGATTTCCATGTTTCAACAAGGTCCGGTCGCGGGCATGCGCCTGGGCGATCTTGGAGCCGACGTGATCAAGATCGAGCCCAAAACGGGAGATCCGGGCAGGCAATTCATGCGAATCATCGGCGCAATGGTGGGTCTCGAAGGCCGCAATTATTATTTCGAACACGGCAATAGAAATAAACGGGGCATGGTTTTGGACATGAGGAAACCTCAGGGAATGGAAGTATTCCTCAAGCTCGTCGACTCAGCGGACGTGTTCCTCAACAACATGAGCATACCCGCACCCGAAAGAATGGGCATAGGGCCGGATGTGCTCATGGCCCGCAACCCGCGGTTGATTTATGCGCACGCGTCCGGGTGGGGTCGCAAAGGGCCGGATGCGGACGATTATTCCTTTGATTATACGGGAATAGCCCGTTCCGGACTGATGTTTGCCTGTGGAGAAAAGGGCGCTCCTCCCACACAGATTCTTCCGGGAATAGGTGATGAAGTCGGCGCACTCGCCTGTGCCTGGGGAGTCACTGCCGCACTGTATGCCAGAGAGAAAACCGGTAGAGGCCAAGTGGTGGACACTTCTCTCATGGGGAGTGTCATCGCCACTCTCGGGCTTATTATGGCCGCTCCATCCATGCTTGATATGGAATTTTCCCGAGAAGTACGAGCAGAAGCCGGAAATCCGATATACAACCACTATCGTTGTCAGGACGATCGATGGATTGCCATTGCTCACCTCCAGCCAGAACGGTATTGGCCGAAGGTTTGCCAGGCTTTGAGCCTGGAAGAGCTCACAGACGATCCCAGATTCAACTCCATAGAAGCACGGAGCAAGAATGCGGCTGCTCTGGTGGCTATTTTCGACGAGAGATTCGCTTTGAAGCCGAGACATGAATGGCTGGCACTCCTCAATCAAGCCGGGTGCATTTGCACGCCCGTGCAGACTCCCCAGGAAGTGACCTGCGATCCCCAGGCATTGGCCAACGACTATTTCGTGTACATGAACCATCCCGAGCACGGGAAAACCAAGATGGTCGGATTTCCATGGGATTTCAGCGACACCCCCGCGTCGTGCAGGCTCCCTGCTCCTGAATTCGGGCAGCACACAGACGAGATTCTTTCAGAACTCGGGTACACTGCGGTGGAGATCGATAGTTTGAGACGTAATGAAGTCATATAG